A window of Malania oleifera isolate guangnan ecotype guangnan chromosome 2, ASM2987363v1, whole genome shotgun sequence genomic DNA:
acatgatcgggttgtgcggctcgaagactggacttagtattggttggcctaccaaggtAAGTCAACATACTAATCTGTAAGTCTAATTTGCCTACACAACCTGGTGCAGACTCCAGGAGGATATCCTGTTCTTCTCAgaccaaatcgactatccaactACCCTCACtctctgaatagtgtggttgcactgacttaTCATTAGCTATGGTACTATGCTCTCAACAtaattggtccatcagggttcttataccatataatacaatctatataataaaaacagtaacatgatctcattttctcaaCTTGGTATCAAACTATCATTTCATTATTATCATTCACATATCAATATAAAACTGTCTTTATATAAATCACATTATTCTCAACATTTTTTTAGGTCAATATAAAACCATAACATTTACCATACCATACCATAAAAACAAATAGGTTTAGTTATGCAATAATAATCAtcttcatgccacacgatttgagtgataattcataatataataaactaccTAGAAAAATATACTTTACTGAAAATAAGGGcatgatcatctccataattttatttaactcataaTATAGGTtatataggaaaaaggagatgattatCCTTACTTTAGTTTtcccaaatacacacacacacacacacacacacacatatatatagaataaacccaaaatcatcattttcatatgcctaattattcaaaaaaacatatataacatTCTTGTAATCACACGCTTCATTTTAATTGTCAACtccaaaaataactaacataatctattccccttaccttttccctggagtggtgcctacgatgcctAAACGATGAATCCACTCCTGTTAAAAGGCTGAGGATCGAAGTTAGGATCCTGAAAGGGTGTTTGTTCATCAATTTGGCTAAGGATTGaagagaaattaaagagagagagaactgcagcctagagagagaaaaaaaatttccaaaggaaATGAGCTGAAgtcctatttataggctgctgtcccacacaaaaccgtcgacggtttccctaaAACCTttgatggtttggtctttaaccaaaccatttttatcGCGTTTTTATTTAGCGACCCTCAATATtcgaaaccgttgacggttttcctaaCTTCCACCAAACCGTAGATGGTTTGGTCTATGCCAAACCAAATTCccccattattattatttgggtctctacaagtaTAAATTGATTCATCTACTCTGAACCAGGCCAACTGGCCCAGGTCTAAATTGATCTATCTACTCTGAAACTGGGGCAACTGACCCAGGTCCAAGTTGAGCCATTTGCTTTGAAACTAGGGCACTGACTCAAGTCCAAATTGAGTTATCAACTTTGAAACAAGGGCATTTCCTCTATTCCAAAAATTGATTTATCCTTTGGAGTTGTTCTCCATTCTAAAAATTGTGTTGTTTGCTTTGAAACGGGGGCATCAACTCTCACGTACAAATTGATTCATATACTCTGAAACTAGGGCAACTGACCTAGGTCCGAATTGATCTGTCTACTCTGAAATTGGGGCACTGACCCAGGTCTAAATTTATTCATCTACAATCTTCCAAAAGCTCTtgggatcctacactcgagtggTCATCTTCAAAcaggctctcgggatcctacacccgagTGGTCATCTTCCATAGGCTCTTGAGATCCTACACCCAAGTCGTTATCTTCCAAAGGCTGTtgggatcctacactcgagtagtcaTCTTTCACAAGCTCTCGGTATCCTACACCCCAGTAATCATCTTCCAACAAGCTCTCAGGATCCTACACCCGAGTGGTCATCTTCCAAAAGCTCTCGAGTTTTTACACCCGAGTAGTTATCTTCCACAAGCTCTCAGGATTATACACCCGAGTGGTCATCTTCAATGggctctcgagatcctacacccgagtagtcatcttccacatgctctcgggatcctacacccgagTAGTTGTCTCCCAaaggctctcgggatcctacactcAAGTAGTCATCTTCCAGAGGCTTTTGGGATCCTACACTTGAGTATTCATCTTCCAGAGGCTCTCGGGATCTTACACCCGAGTAGTTATCTTCTAGAAGCTCTCGGAATCCTACACTCGAGCATTCATCTGGCTCTTGGGATCATACACCCAAGTAGTCATATTCCACAAGCTCACGGAATCCTACACCCGAGTGGTCATCTTCTACAggctctcgagatcctacacccaagtagtcatcttccataggctctcgagatcctacacccgAGTAGTCATCTCCCAAAGGCTCTCAGGATCCTACACTTAAGCAGTTATCTTTCAGAGGCTCTCAGGATCCTACACCCAAGCAGTTGTCTTCCAATGTctctcgggatcctacactcAAGTAGTCATCTTCTAGAGGCTCTTGGGATCCTACACCCGAGTAATGATCTTCCAgaagctctcgggatcctatacccgagcattcatctaGCTATTAGGATCTTAcacccgagtagtcatcttcaagaGGTTCTCAGGATCCTACACCGAAGTAGTTGTCTCCCAAAGGCTCTTGGGATCCTACAcccaagtagtcatcttccaGGGGCCCTCGGGATTCTTCACCCGAGTAGTCGTCCTCCAAAGactctcgggatcctacactTAGTAGTCATCTTTCAGAGGGTCTTGGGATCCTACACCCAAGCCTTCATCTGGCTCTTAGGATCCTAcacccgagtagtcatcttctAGAGGCTCTTGAGATCCTACACCCGAGTGGCCATCTTCCAaaggctctcgggatcctacacccaaATGGTCATATTCCAAAGGCTTTcaggatcctacactcgagtagtcaTCTTGCAGAGGCTCTTGGGATCCTACACCCGAGTAGTcatgtaatgacctacttaattttcgtaatttttttttccttaaataatacaaatcagtataataaatctagcagattaggggtgagcataattcggggaaacccgaattaaccgatttaaccgaccaaaattggtcggttcggttcgggtaaaaaaacAAGTTCGGTCGGTTCTGTTAAGCTTCACCAAAATTCAGTGAATTGGTTTCCAGTTCGGTGAATAGGAAATATAAATTCGGTAAACcgattaactgattttttttacaagaatttttaaatatttcatatggTTCCAAAAGTCTAATCGTAGCaatgatcaaagaaaataaaatcaagaccAACACACTCAGACAGAAGCTGAAGCCTGCCATATCCAAATGTCTGAACATGTTACCCTGAAATTCTCATCAATGGTGACCTATAATTTATATGTGCATACCGTACCTACTACCCTTAGACAATTGCATTGGCGGCACTAGTAATCCTTGGCCATAAATCAGCACACTCCTTACCAATTGGACCAGTTATAGCAGAACCTTTCATTTCACCTTTAGGATTCATGATAACACCTGCATTATCTTCAAAGTACATGTAGACGCCATCCTTCCGGCGCCATGGCTTGCGCTGGAAAACAATGACTACGGGCATGACCTTCTTGCAGAGATCAGGCTTCCCTTTCTTCACAATAGCCATCACCATGTCCCCAACACATGCCGAAGGCAACCGATTCAATCGACACTTGATCCCCTTCACCGAAATAATGTAGACATTCTTAGCGCCAATTTTGTCCACACAGTTCACAGTCGCTGCGACTAGCCAACCTAGCGACATTCTGAACTTGTTTCCAGCCGACCCTCCATGACCTTGCTTCGACATTGTGGTCTGCAAGCAAAACACAGACAACGAATTAGGGTTTTTgcgaatttaaaataaaaattaatatatgttaaataattaagtttcaccaaaattttatttttaataattagttttaaataattttggttaaattcggttaactgaattacccaAACAGGTAATTCGATCGGGCGAGGTTTGGTCAATACCCCTTATTCAGTCCGTTCGGTTAATGGAAatgattaaccaaaattttcagttaattcggttaattaaccgaatttcaccgaaccgaccgtttgctcacccctacagcaggtcataatccacctggacccgtgggtaccagggatacatcagaaacacataacggaaacctaagcagcaggaaacatacaataatagtatcataaatacaaaaccatccatcacaatacagaattactacatccattgtatttaagtatatacatcccaaaagaaagacctagggatattttccacaaaatccaaccgtccctactaaaacttacttTTTAGAGAGGGTagatcaacagtactaaatcagcggagctttacctGATCTCCTATCAgggctcctaaaatatttatgaaattcggggtgagacacctctcagtaagggaaataaactaacactagtgtgtggcaacatgagtatttctgtgttctatataaaatcatacataaacatatcagtataactgtctaTGTCATATATGGGAAACATGTATTCTCACATCAAAGCAGAACAAAtaggattttcataaacataattcatctcatataatataatacgaaaacaaccctcgtaggttagctagctgttgtcatgtattacccctacatgactgggttgtgtggcttgaaggcaggacttgacaatggttggctgaccactgccaagttaaaagtatagtctgtaagtccgatgggtctgccagacctggtctatacaccaggggtgctcacacttcttaaaaccacgtcgaccatccaacctcacaccactccgtacagaagcgttaacacaaatatcatgataaatcatgaacacatagcatcagtatcgtgcaagtgctagcctagaccaagccaaccaagttatgataacatatagcatatactgaaactgtcatacatggatatttcataccattaattgtcaaatcaatcatatcattttgcatatatacgtatatcatgaaaatcatcgccTCGTACACCGATagttcatattttaccatagctcggcccgtacgccagcaaatgacatccatagctcggcccatacactgGTAAATTATAcgcatagctcggcccgtacgccggaaaacatatccatagttgggcccatacgccgacaaatcatatccatagctcggctagtacgccgacaaatcatacaccgcaaacatatccatagctcagcccgtacgctagaaaatcatataaaaatctcggcccgtatgctaatttttcattataaaaatccatatctttatcatattcccagaaaacagtatttcattataatttctactcatgtcacacgaaataggtttcatacatatttaaacatatcaccTTTTACAGcaatatttcccaacataatgcatatatatatatatatatacacatatattttcctgaaatcaaatgctataaaataatatatacattttcataaaataactagcttagtttatccccttacctgattcttgaaaagcctctaagaaaatttgtcttgcacccgcaaggttccccgttcatcaccttgaaaatgatatttcccaaaactaaacttcagtatttctacgcgtactacgctttctacaactgacAAGAAGTCAAATAATGAGTAGGAAGCCTTACCCTGGATCTAGGATGAATTCCGAACTCGACCCACTgatgatctactccagcagatatgcagagaacttccccaagagtgtcgtggtggcttcagatcatcaatccgGTGAAGATTGGACCCAAAAAACTAAAGAGAAGGTTAAGGAACTGAAGGGAGAGAGAATGGAGGATTCTGCACCGAATTTCTATAAAAAAATCacgtttagaactatttatactgcaaccttagtcgacgagccatgtcacctcgtcgacgaggtcatgaaggaagttcgtcgatgaactttgtTTCTCATTGACGAGATTTAGAAATAAGAGGATTGCtcttcggtattttctcgtcgatgaaatgtacactcgtcaacgagcccaattgtaacttcacCGATGAACGCGAAGCTGCCTCTTTCTTTATCCCttccaatttctatttcctccctctctaatattatttcaatattataattattcgggtcactacaagtcATCTTCCAgaagctctcgggatcctatacctgagtaGTTACCTTCTAGaagctctcgggatcctacactcgATCATTCATCTGActctcgggttcctacacccgagtGGTCATCTTCCAGAGGCTCTTAGGATCCTACACCCGAGTGGTCATCTTCCAAAGGCTCTCGAAATCCAACACCTAAGTGGACATCTTCTAGAGGCTCTCGGGCTCATACACACGAGTAGTCATCTTCTAGAGGCTCTCAGGATCCTACACCAGAGTCGTCATTAATGGCTCTCGGGACCTTAcacccgagtagtcatcttccagaGGCTCTTGAGATCCTACACCTAGTACAAGTTCTCCTCAGACACTTTGGTACTCAAAATTCTACATCTGAGCCGTCATCTTCAACCCTTTGTGGTCCTCCCCGAATTGACAATTTTTGCAATAGTCTCATCCAAGTTCACCATTTTCGTAATACTCTTCCTCAAATTAAATGTCATCTAGTTCTCAGAATCCTACACTTGAGCAGTCATCTTCAATTCGACAATGCATCTAGCTCATGGGATCCTACACctgagcattcatcttcaattcgacATTACATCTGGCTCTCAGGATCCTACACCCGAGTACTCATCTTTTAGAGGCTCTCGGGAGCCTATACCCGATACAAGTCCCCTTCAGATACTTTGGTACTTAGGATTCAACAGTCGAGCCATCATCTTCAACCCTTTAGGGGTATCTACTAACTGGTAACTTCCAAGGCTACATGGCTCATAAGACTTACTAAAATAAGGATTTCATCCCGGTAATCAATAGCTCAGTTCGCTCTAACCTAGTAAAAATAAGCATATTTTATCCTTATAGCCATGTTGCTACAAAATAACAAAGGAATAACCTCCACTGTCATTTTCAAGCAACAATGcttataaagaggggcagctacagacaccctaatttttagtAGGTCATCTTAACTATGAATCCAATTCCCTATTAGTCCTaattcaaaattagttcaatttATAATCTGAATGTGAGGTTGTTTAATTATAATTGGTTTAACCATCCAACCATGATCATAAGTGCTTACCAAGCTATTGATTGGTTATTTCAAGACCACATCATGATTGGTGTTAGGgatttttgtaaaatcattttTCTTTGTCAAGATTATGGgtttattgaaaatttttgaagtgaACTCTCAATTTTAATTTCTATTTGATTTCTTGAGTGAATAAGTCCCGAGCACGCATGACCAAATAAATGTTTCATTAAGTGGGCACGTGCCCAAATCATGAAGTATATGGAAATTTTgggaaatacaatacaatacaggGAGTGGTAGTGAAATACAGTACAATACTAGAGATGCTGAAATATAGAAAAATATCGTACATGCAAAGGAAATACaggaaaatcaaaatcaaatcaaaatcttGAGTTAAGCTCACGGGCATATTCTGAAGCATCTTTGGAGGTCCTGTTCACctaattagaaagaaaaattaaaaaaaaaaagtcaaagctattaaatgaaaattcaaaataaacATGTGCGCAATAAAATTACCCTCCTATGGAAACAAGATCtcaagaaaaatttcaaattgTGGAAATATTCCCTCCTCATACTTGCTCCCTGAATCTCCATTAATTGGATAATTAACCGAATCACTAGAATTGGGGAACAAATTTCTGTTGAAACGGATTTCTGCTAGgaaggaaagaaggaagaaaagatTGATTGGACCTTGCCTAAACCAACCCTATAAAGAAGGAGTCTCACACATAGCACAAAAGGAGGACAAAGtaattgataaaaaaattaagagaCAAAATTGAGAGACTGGGAGGAGAATTGCAGACTGACAGTGAGGAAGCACAAACAGAGGCAGAAAGAAGTTCATGAGGTGTTCAAAATAGCAGAAACCTTGCGAGGCTCTTACAAGATGGAGCTAATCCTTTGAGTAGGCACTTTGTAGTGCCCTCCCATTCAGAACCCATAAGCCAACTCAGAAGCCCCTAGAAGTGTAAGGCCCCGGACATTCCACAtagggcccggagtgttatgagatcAACAcacgtctctaataccattcacacagtggaaaataattttaactaacctcaaacaaaataccagagttctatatttatatatgcaGTTCCATATAAGTACAATCTCATTCTTTATATTACAAAACcagaattaaaatatattaaacataaaactaaatacataacCATTGATATCgaactcacaaaaactaacccccaccctggagctatctaagctcgatcacccaGAAATCCTAAAAAGATTAAATcatcgacggggtgagacacctctaagtaaagaagaaataatttaatagtgtgtggctgaagtgtttattatatatttaaagatgtccatacatacatattcataatCCAATAGCAATCAAGATAACGCGTTCATTAACACACCATGGTCAACTTTTCTATCACCTATtcacatgcccacatacatattatttttactaataatttccgagaatagggaagtctaactacccatacaagtagattccctctgccttagtgcaaacaccagggcactcacctttctcagtaagccctcgggttgtgtatctaggtaaagtctccgataatagggaaggtcacccacccatacaagtggcttccctctactctggtatccacaaataattacaaGAGTAcacgccttcctcagcaagccctcgggtggagtaatctactttaccataaatacttaattaattaaagtcacacgcaACCAATAATAATCCTTTCACAGAGctccacacatatatgcataccataatcaatccacacaagataatCCACACAGTCTTCAATCGTACCCACATATGGTCCATAACCATGCCGAATACAACGTCCACACAAGACTGTCAACCATACAACATGTAATAACCCAGAGAAATAacacatggcctcatcgacgaacacagggagttcgtcgacgagcgcataaaggggcctcgtcgacgagaaaataccgagaaaggtttttggggcagtctaaaattcgtcgacaagggaggaagttcgtctACGAAATTACTTAAAGACTTGTCAAcaagatgatgtgtctcgtcgacgaatctggggctataaataatgaaaacctgaaatttttcagcaaaaattccctctctctctctctctctctctctctctctctaaaacatctcccactcattctctcttcaattccaggTCCGTTGCtcgctggattgaagatctgagaccaccacgatgctcctgatgaagttctctacaagtctgctatagctgatcgttggtggagttagtttggaattcctctcaaactcagggtaaggtgttttattcagaatttgctttcctacagttataggaaatgtagtatgtaagaaaatactgatgttttgttctgggggatgtcgcttttagggtgttgagtggagatcCCTACGGATGTAGGgtcagagttcagtgagggcttttcagaaactaggtaagggaaatatgctattctaggagattttaattatattattaaagattttatatgcatgtataccagttattatgcagttttATAGAATAAGAGTATTAAAGAatgtgtgacctgagtagatattatctgatataGAATCTTATGCAGTTTTTCTCagaatatcatgttatatagtatatacaaGTATATGTACATCTACagttttattcatatcagtatatatttagatatttacacagatggatatatatatatatatatatttatatacatgtaCACAGATGTTTACTCGgatcagtatatacagtatttagagaatgtcatgttttcctaatgcTATAACACTCAGTTTATACTGACAGTTTATACAGAGAGAAtaatagttatagcatcaagatgctacagacatgttatttagatattagaatatttacaatacagaattataatgttatggttattttagaaacatgataaaaatagcaaagataattatagtatatatatttatatagtatcagatccctgatgtgatattacagacagatacagtttacagagcacggtaccgttgctatatacaaaatagagtgcaaccacatatctcagatagtgtgtgggtaccgtcaaaccatgctcggagaggatAGCGCTCCCTAGTTGGGTTGAGGGAGCTGGTTTGACAAGGTAATAGTTCCAGTTCTGTGCTTAGGAGTGGACGTAGTTTggtcggactgaggtagtgtagagtataatgacttacttggagggctgaccagcattaagtcccgcctacgggcagcacaaccctatcatgaggggtcaaatcatgacatacatatttcCAGGGAAaagcatagttatatatatatgtatatagttttacagcatttaatgtatatagtatgatattagcagtacgaaaaatagaaagttcaaatgatacaattatattttaagctacgGTTAACGTCAAATTTATTGATACTGATTTTCCAGCTTTACagtttcaaatgttattattattgatatgcaACTTGATcactacacactagtaatagcgtatttccacttactgagtgtcgactcatcccatcattttaacatttttcggGTGAACtagctaggcaagcagatcaggctcatgaTTAGAGAGTCTCTTGGTTGCTCTATACTTAGGGTAAGTTGGTACAAGGAGGTTTGAGTTTTGGGGAAGTGATActagtatatgtaaatataatatggaaaattactagattctggtattgtatgtatatttgtggttatgtgatttatgtttttccgctgcgtaggtgTGCCCACTATCTACAAAAATACTTCAGCGCCTATCTGAGGCCTGAGAGTCTATAGCAGGGATATTTAAGTAATATAcatattgatataaaaaaaatgatataattttgaggtcgttacaatttggtatcagagcctaggttgctaggttctgtagactttagagtgcagtgggaAACAATagcagaatataggaaaagggatttgaggttttgttctgtgatctagatacaggatttcgtggtggattctgtgtttttcctgggataacgatttcaagaaaaccatggtaaactatcaatGAGTCGTGTATTTAGGTTGCAagattggattttgggattaggatcgGGAGGGATgattaatagaggatttgaagttCTAGTGGAATAGAATAAGTTAGGTATatatgggaaataggattctgaaacggtgt
This region includes:
- the LOC131148962 gene encoding large ribosomal subunit protein uL14-like, giving the protein MSKQGHGGSAGNKFRMSLGWLVAATVNCVDKIGAKNVYIISVKGIKCRLNRLPSACVGDMVMAIVKKGKPDLCKKVMPVVIVFQRKPWRRKDGVYMYFEDNAGVIMNPKGEMKGSAITGPIGKECADLWPRITSAANAIV